From one Pseudopipra pipra isolate bDixPip1 chromosome 2, bDixPip1.hap1, whole genome shotgun sequence genomic stretch:
- the KCNE2 gene encoding potassium voltage-gated channel subfamily E member 2, whose translation MDTGKARMAEVENLTWAVEDIFKDTFLSYMNGWRRNMTEAAAKLQAQVAAENFDYVILYLMVMIGMFSFIIVAILVSTVKSKRREHSNDPYHQYIVEDWGEKYKNQVLIHENPGARDKTSPESP comes from the exons ATGGACACGGGGAAAG CGAGGATGGCCGAGGTGGAGAACCTCACGTGGGCGGTGGAGGACATTTTCAAGGACACCTTTCTCAGCTACATGAACGGCTGGAGGAGGAACATGACGGAGGCGGCGGCCAAGCTGCAGGCCCAGGTGGCGGCCGAGAACTTCGACTACGTCATCCTGTACCTGATGGTGATGATCGGGATGTTCTCCTTCATCATCGTGGCCATCCTGGTGAGCACCGTGAAGTCCAAGAGGAGGGAGCACTCCAACGACCCCTACCACCAGTACATCGTGGAGGACTGGGGAGAGAAGTACAAGAACCAGGTGCTGATCCACGAAAATCCGGGAGCGAGGGATAAAACGAGCCCCGAGTCGCCCTGA